A region of the Pseudarthrobacter phenanthrenivorans Sphe3 genome:
GGTGTAGGAGCCTGAAGCGGGGGCGGCAGGGGCAGGAGCAGCAGGTACGGGGGCCGCCGGCGCGGAGGTTGAGGCCAGGCCGCCCGCCGGAGCGGCTGCAGGGGCTGCAGCTGCGTCCCCGGCGCCGACCTTGATTTTTTGCCCCGGATAGATAATGGAGCGCATGTTGAGGTTGTTCCAGCTAAAGACGTTTGCCAGGCTGACGTTGTGCCGTGCAGCAATGGCGCCCAGGGTGTCTCCTGGTTTGACGGTGTAGGTCGCACCGCCGGAAGGGGCCGGGGCCGCAGGCGCAGGAGCGGCCGACGGTGCTGCCGGGGCAGCCGCCGAACCGGAGAGCTTGATCTTCTGGCCGGGATAGATGATCGTGTTCGGCTGCAGGTTGTTCAGCTTCAGCACTTCGGCCGTGTTGAGCCCGAACTTCCCTGCGATTCCGCTGATGGTGTCGCCGCGCGCAATGGTGTATTCGGCCGGGGCCTGCGGCTGCGTGGGCTTGAAAGCCGCAGGGATGGCAGTGGAAACCGAGGAGGCCGGGATGACCGCCGCCGTCGCCTGGGCAGCCTGCGCCTTCATCGCTGCGGCCAGGGTTCCGGGAATGGCGCGCTGGGGCTGCTCGGCGGCAGCCGGCTGGGCCAACGCCAAGGATGACAAAACGACCGCTGGCAGGGCCGCCGTGGTGGCGGCCAGCATGGGCAGGCTCGGCTTGGGGGGCTGCTTGTGCGAGCGGGACATCGTCATGGAAAGAATCCTCTTCTCAACTGCTGGTGCGGACGGGGATGCCGCTCTCATTTCCTGATACTACTGTGACTGCTGTTAATGCTGTTACAAATGTGGTCAATGAGAATCTCTCACGGATTGCGGAATAGCACAAGAATTCAGTGAATGGCAGCAAGAAAGAATTCCGGGAGTGTCTGCAGGTCAGCGGCCTCCTTTCGAGTGCACCGACTAGGCGGCAGGGTGTACAGCGTGGCAACCTTGATCCGTGAGTAATGTAGAAAACCTTGTGGGTGAGTGGTTGCCGCTGCCCGACGTCGCCCGTTTATTGGATGTTTCCATCACCAAGGTGCATAGCCTGCTCGATGAGCGCGCCCTGGCAGCACTAAGGGTGGGCGAACGGAAAATCCGGTCGGTGCCGGCAGAATTCCTTCAGGACGGCCAGGTAGTGGACAGCCTGAAAGGGACCATTGTTGTCCTGTCGGATGCGGGCTATTCCGATGAGGACCTGATCGTCTGGCTCTTCACCCCGGACGAGTCGCTCCGGGGCCGCCCTATCGACGCGCTGCGTGAGGGCCGCAAGACAGAAATCCGGCGCCGGGCCCAAACGCTGGCCTGGTAATTCCGGGCATCCTGCAAACGACCGCTTCGCTTTTAACCGCGCGAGAGCAATTTATCCGCCCTTAAGAGGCCCGGCTGACAGTAGCTTCAGCCAGCCTCCTAAGGGCGGTTTTAGGCAGTTCGTCCAAAGGGAGCGCCTCAAGCGCAACAAAAGCCGCGGCACCGAATTCATTGATCAGTACCTCGGTGGCGGCCAGCGCTCCGGATTCCTCAATAATCCGCCGGAGTTCATGGATGTCCTCCGCGGACAGGTCCGGGCTGCCCAACCGTGCGTCAATAAAAGCCGACTCCGCCGGCGAGGCCTGGTCCAGCGCCAGGGCCACAAGGACGGTACGTTTCCCCTCCCGCAGATCATCTCCGGCGGGTTTGCCGGTGGTGAGCGGGTCTCCGAAGACACCGAGC
Encoded here:
- a CDS encoding lytic transglycosylase domain-containing protein translates to MTMSRSHKQPPKPSLPMLAATTAALPAVVLSSLALAQPAAAEQPQRAIPGTLAAAMKAQAAQATAAVIPASSVSTAIPAAFKPTQPQAPAEYTIARGDTISGIAGKFGLNTAEVLKLNNLQPNTIIYPGQKIKLSGSAAAPAAPSAAPAPAAPAPSGGATYTVKPGDTLGAIAARHNVSLANVFSWNNLNMRSIIYPGQKIKVGAGDAAAAPAAAPAGGLASTSAPAAPVPAAPAPAAPASGSYTVKAGDTLSAIASRHGVKLSELLSANRLSMTSVIYPGNKLAIPGAPAQPAAGQPAASVTPLVPSSFLGFSYPAAVVSSANENKALLNASPVPSRAEMRNIVADTARRMGVEPSLALAFAHQESGFDQRAVSPANAIGTMQVIPSSGQWASDLVGRKLNLLDPYDNATAGVAIIRQLLATSKDRDTAIAGYYQGQYSVSKYGMYDDTKAYVAAIKAHQKNFG
- a CDS encoding Rv2175c family DNA-binding protein, which produces MSNVENLVGEWLPLPDVARLLDVSITKVHSLLDERALAALRVGERKIRSVPAEFLQDGQVVDSLKGTIVVLSDAGYSDEDLIVWLFTPDESLRGRPIDALREGRKTEIRRRAQTLAW